The following coding sequences lie in one Thermodesulforhabdaceae bacterium genomic window:
- a CDS encoding restriction endonuclease subunit S translates to MSEIQHANHLSGVEFPAGYHMTELGPLPEDWQVVRLGEVVTLRVGTVLPTEAGNAKYIGLEHLDSGDIFIRRHGFATEIKSAKAVFKPGDILYGKLRPYLDKAAIAKWEGICSTDILVLVGKPDIIDNYFLAYLMHSNHILLHAIATTTGVNHPRTSWKALSQAVIPLPPLPEQQEIARILQSVDEKIRAEEARKQALEGLFRSLLHNLMTAKIRLPHEFVQQFAGEDHAAV, encoded by the coding sequence ATGTCTGAGATTCAACATGCAAACCACTTAAGCGGCGTAGAATTCCCCGCAGGCTACCACATGACCGAACTTGGTCCTTTGCCGGAAGATTGGCAGGTGGTGAGGTTGGGGGAGGTAGTAACTTTACGAGTAGGCACCGTTTTACCAACAGAAGCAGGCAATGCAAAGTATATTGGATTAGAACATCTTGATTCCGGGGATATTTTCATCCGAAGACACGGGTTCGCCACTGAAATCAAAAGTGCTAAAGCGGTTTTCAAGCCAGGCGATATTCTTTACGGTAAACTCCGCCCTTACTTGGACAAAGCGGCTATTGCTAAATGGGAAGGCATTTGCTCAACAGATATTTTGGTCTTGGTAGGTAAACCTGACATTATTGATAACTACTTTCTCGCCTATCTGATGCACTCCAATCATATTTTGTTACATGCCATAGCCACAACCACAGGGGTCAATCACCCACGCACATCTTGGAAAGCGCTCAGTCAGGCTGTTATCCCCCTCCCTCCCCTCCCCGAACAGCAGGAAATTGCCCGCATTCTCCAATCAGTTGATGAAAAAATTCGCGCTGAAGAAGCCCGCAAACAGGCCCTGGAGGGCTTGTTTCGGTCGCTGTTACATAACCTTATGACGGCAAAAATCCGCCTGCCGCATGAGTTTGTGCAACAATTTGCCGGAGAAGATCATGCCGCTGTATGA